In one Terriglobia bacterium genomic region, the following are encoded:
- a CDS encoding DUF4142 domain-containing protein, with protein MKTQIHTFILGLILCLVAFGITACQRDNKTVQAAAEPNTAEEPAPAAANPDNPGTNVTNVVEGADRSFVMQAEKGNIEERMLGRLAQEKSQDSSVQDYGKMLSRDHNTALRQLVTLMNKYGIAQPPTLPEERKEAVNDVKGLTGQSFDRKFIDLMVKDHEKAIADFQHEASVAQNNDVKNYAQDLIPVLQKHLGKAKELQGKMESKPAGS; from the coding sequence ATGAAAACGCAGATTCACACCTTCATTTTGGGGTTGATCCTATGCCTGGTGGCATTCGGCATTACGGCCTGCCAGCGGGACAATAAGACTGTTCAGGCCGCAGCCGAGCCGAATACCGCGGAAGAGCCGGCTCCGGCCGCCGCGAATCCGGACAATCCGGGGACGAATGTTACCAACGTGGTCGAGGGCGCGGATCGCAGCTTCGTCATGCAAGCGGAAAAAGGCAACATCGAGGAGCGCATGCTCGGGCGCCTGGCCCAGGAAAAATCGCAAGACAGCAGCGTGCAGGACTACGGAAAGATGCTGAGCCGGGACCACAACACGGCTTTACGGCAACTGGTGACATTAATGAACAAGTACGGCATTGCGCAACCTCCGACATTGCCGGAAGAACGCAAAGAAGCGGTCAATGATGTTAAAGGACTCACCGGCCAGTCTTTCGATCGCAAGTTTATCGATCTCATGGTGAAGGATCATGAGAAAGCGATAGCCGACTTTCAGCATGAAGCGTCAGTTGCGCAAAATAACGACGTGAAAAATTACGCGCAGGATCTGATACCGGTACTGCAGAAGCATCTGGGCAAGGCCAAAGAACTGCAGGGCAAAATGGAAAGCAAGCCGGCTGGAAGTTAA
- a CDS encoding DUF1501 domain-containing protein has translation MAISRRYFLKSGAVALAGCAATPSFLVRTALAQENRAPGKDHPIIIAIFQRGAADGISMVVPFGDRYYAAARPQIAIPEPMRGADERAIDLDGFFGLHPSLSSLKPIYDQGHLAIVHAAGSPDTTRSHFDAQDYMESGAPGNKGVSDGWLNRYLQVSPEPDASAFRAVALTPALPRSLAGPAAAVSMQRVASFGIHGGKASPELEEMFADLYKDTFDAVKTLRSATQQQYTPTAGVQYPNTPFAQSLQQIAQLIKSNVGVEVAFAEVNGWDTHANQGSSRGRLANDLKSFGDALAALYRDLGDQMRNVVIVTMTEFGRAMRQNGSGGTDHGHASCLFVAGGPVKGGKVYGRWPGLAPEQLYEGRDLALTTDFRNVFSEILVKHMRTPDTARVFPNFKPAAGLQIL, from the coding sequence ATGGCAATATCACGTCGTTATTTCCTGAAGTCGGGAGCGGTCGCTCTCGCAGGTTGTGCCGCCACGCCGTCGTTTCTGGTGCGGACGGCGCTTGCCCAGGAGAACAGAGCACCGGGGAAGGACCACCCCATCATCATTGCCATCTTCCAGCGCGGCGCCGCGGACGGCATTTCGATGGTTGTCCCGTTTGGAGACAGGTACTACGCAGCCGCGCGGCCGCAGATCGCGATACCCGAGCCGATGCGCGGAGCCGACGAGCGCGCGATCGACCTCGACGGATTTTTCGGACTGCATCCCTCGCTGTCTTCTTTGAAGCCGATCTATGACCAGGGCCATCTGGCGATCGTTCACGCCGCAGGATCACCGGATACGACGCGATCGCACTTCGATGCGCAGGATTACATGGAGTCGGGCGCTCCGGGTAACAAAGGCGTGAGCGACGGCTGGCTGAACCGATATCTGCAGGTCAGTCCCGAACCGGACGCCAGCGCCTTTCGCGCTGTGGCCTTGACGCCGGCGCTGCCGAGATCGCTGGCCGGCCCGGCGGCGGCGGTTTCGATGCAGCGCGTGGCAAGTTTCGGCATCCATGGTGGAAAAGCCTCGCCTGAACTCGAAGAGATGTTTGCCGACTTATATAAGGATACGTTCGACGCCGTGAAGACGCTTCGCAGCGCGACGCAACAGCAATACACGCCGACTGCCGGCGTTCAGTACCCGAATACGCCGTTCGCGCAGTCGCTTCAGCAGATCGCGCAACTGATCAAATCCAATGTCGGCGTCGAGGTCGCTTTCGCCGAAGTCAATGGCTGGGACACGCACGCGAACCAGGGTTCATCGCGCGGACGGCTCGCCAACGATCTCAAGAGTTTCGGCGACGCGCTCGCAGCGCTTTATCGGGATCTTGGCGACCAGATGCGCAACGTCGTTATCGTCACAATGACGGAGTTTGGCCGCGCCATGCGCCAGAACGGCTCGGGCGGCACCGATCATGGTCATGCCAGTTGTCTGTTCGTGGCCGGAGGTCCTGTGAAGGGCGGGAAAGTGTACGGCCGTTGGCCGGGACTTGCTCCGGAACAGCTGTACGAAGGCCGGGACCTCGCGTTGACGACGGACTTCCGGAACGTGTTTTCGGAAATTCTCGTGAAACATATGCGGACGCCGGACACTGCAAGAGTCTTTCCAAATTTCAAACCGGCAGCGGGCCTGCAGATTCTGTAG
- a CDS encoding cytochrome c3 family protein has translation MPQIFKRTTNAISRLTIFGGIFVVAAVTWGWAAVVYSPYVTNERIPLDQPVPFSHEHHVGGLGIDCRYCHNTVEVSPFAGIPPTAVCMNCHKQIWRDSAMLEPVRASLRENQPIRWNRVNSLPDFVYFDHSIHVNKGVGCETCHGRVDKMPLTWKAADMHMQWCLACHRHPEQFLRPRDQVFTMGWRPPVDQEALGRQLMTEYHIEPTFKLTNCSICHR, from the coding sequence ATGCCGCAGATATTCAAGAGAACCACGAACGCGATTTCACGTCTCACGATATTCGGCGGCATTTTCGTTGTCGCGGCGGTCACCTGGGGCTGGGCAGCAGTCGTTTATTCGCCATACGTCACCAACGAGCGAATACCTCTGGATCAACCGGTTCCCTTCAGCCACGAGCATCACGTCGGCGGCCTCGGCATCGACTGCAGGTACTGTCACAACACTGTCGAAGTCAGTCCGTTCGCCGGTATTCCACCGACCGCCGTGTGCATGAATTGCCACAAACAGATTTGGAGAGACAGTGCGATGCTTGAACCGGTGAGGGCCAGCCTGCGCGAGAACCAGCCGATTCGCTGGAATCGGGTGAATTCCCTTCCGGATTTCGTCTATTTCGATCACAGCATCCATGTAAACAAAGGCGTCGGCTGCGAAACGTGCCATGGGCGAGTGGACAAGATGCCGCTTACGTGGAAGGCGGCGGACATGCACATGCAATGGTGTCTCGCCTGCCATCGTCATCCGGAACAATTTTTGCGGCCTCGCGATCAGGTATTCACGATGGGTTGGCGGCCGCCGGTGGATCAGGAAGCACTCGGACGTCAATTGATGACGGAGTATCACATTGAGCCCACATTCAAGCTCACAAATTGCTCGATTTGCCACAGGTAG
- a CDS encoding molybdopterin oxidoreductase — MEQADNQRPQWRSLTPPTHDPDALMPAQMGGVNRRDFLSLAAASLALAGVEGCTPAATLPEKIVPYVEAPEQLLPGIPLHFATAMPFAGYGVGLVVKSEEGRPVKIEGNPRHPASLGSTDAFMQASLLDLYDPDRAKSITRRGAISRLDPFSSLISMQLDSMKAGGGSGLRFLSGRITSPSEGELIGRILQEFPNAIWHQYEPVNNDNARAGAQFAFGRFVDTVYNLDRADVIVSLESDFLYWGPGHIRHIQQFASRRTAEQGGPGMNRLYVFESAPTITGFKADHRAAMRSSEISRLAAALAARLGVTGTETPAFSEQWFDPLIRDLESHHGSSLVIAGDTQPPYVHALAHAINEKLGNAGRTVEYREPVEIGPVGQTQSLRDLVQAMQAGKVDLLVMLDVNPSYSAPADLEFSKSLYNVKLKISHSLYYDETAAECDWHVPKHHFLEAWGDVRAYDGSVSIIQPLIVPLYETKSTHELLSVFLGNPTRSNYELVRDS; from the coding sequence GTGGAACAAGCGGATAATCAGCGTCCTCAATGGCGGAGCTTGACGCCGCCAACTCATGATCCTGACGCGCTCATGCCGGCGCAGATGGGGGGTGTCAACCGTCGCGACTTTCTGTCGCTGGCGGCTGCCTCGCTCGCGCTTGCGGGCGTGGAGGGATGTACACCCGCAGCGACTCTGCCGGAAAAAATCGTTCCCTATGTTGAGGCGCCGGAACAATTGCTGCCTGGAATTCCACTTCATTTCGCGACGGCGATGCCGTTTGCCGGCTACGGTGTTGGCCTGGTCGTCAAAAGCGAGGAGGGCAGGCCTGTCAAGATAGAAGGGAATCCGCGTCACCCGGCGAGCCTCGGATCCACCGACGCATTCATGCAGGCATCACTCCTGGATCTCTACGATCCGGACCGCGCCAAATCGATAACGCGGCGCGGCGCAATTTCAAGACTGGATCCGTTCAGCTCGTTGATATCGATGCAGCTCGATAGCATGAAGGCCGGAGGCGGTTCCGGCCTCCGGTTCTTATCGGGCAGAATCACATCTCCTTCCGAAGGAGAACTGATCGGCCGAATCCTTCAAGAGTTTCCGAACGCAATCTGGCATCAATATGAGCCTGTAAACAACGACAACGCGCGAGCCGGAGCGCAGTTCGCTTTCGGACGATTCGTCGACACGGTTTACAACCTTGACCGCGCGGATGTGATCGTGTCGTTGGAATCCGACTTTTTGTACTGGGGCCCCGGCCATATCCGGCACATCCAGCAGTTCGCGTCGCGCCGCACGGCGGAGCAGGGCGGACCGGGAATGAACCGGCTGTACGTTTTCGAAAGCGCTCCGACGATAACCGGCTTCAAAGCGGACCATCGCGCAGCGATGCGTTCATCGGAGATCTCCAGACTGGCAGCAGCATTGGCGGCTCGTCTCGGGGTTACGGGAACGGAGACTCCAGCTTTCTCCGAACAGTGGTTCGATCCGCTGATTCGCGATCTGGAGTCTCACCACGGCTCCAGTCTCGTTATTGCCGGTGATACGCAGCCGCCCTATGTGCATGCTCTCGCGCATGCGATCAATGAAAAGCTCGGCAATGCCGGCCGTACCGTTGAATACCGGGAGCCGGTCGAGATCGGTCCCGTCGGGCAGACGCAATCCTTGCGCGATCTCGTGCAGGCGATGCAGGCGGGGAAGGTCGACCTGCTGGTGATGCTCGATGTCAATCCATCGTACTCGGCTCCGGCCGACCTTGAATTCTCAAAAAGCCTGTACAACGTAAAGCTGAAGATCAGCCACAGTCTTTACTACGACGAGACCGCAGCAGAGTGCGACTGGCATGTGCCGAAGCATCATTTCCTGGAGGCGTGGGGCGATGTTCGCGCTTATGACGGCTCTGTTTCAATCATTCAACCGTTGATTGTTCCGTTGTACGAGACCAAGAGCACACACGAATTGCTGAGCGTGTTTCTGGGCAATCCGACGCGATCGAATTATGAACTCGTCCGGGACTCCTG